One Ananas comosus cultivar F153 linkage group 1, ASM154086v1, whole genome shotgun sequence DNA window includes the following coding sequences:
- the LOC109709497 gene encoding auxin-responsive protein SAUR50-like produces MRKGRKGLIMKTLERCRSIGGGGGGGTNPSPKGFLAVHVGAGRERFVVRTECLNHPLFRGLLEEAETEYGYAVEGPLELPCDVEAFHAVLSEIEQDAGGGGRGPSSPLCGLARSQSKYRLLSPAQLALVGKSY; encoded by the coding sequence ATGCGGAAGGGAAGGAAAGGGCTGATCATGAAGACGTTGGAGAGATGCCGAtcgatcggcggcggcggcggcggaggcacAAACCCTAGCCCTAAGGGGTTCTTGGCGGTGCACGTCGGAGCGGGAAGAGAGCGGTTCGTGGTGCGGACGGAGTGCCTGAACCACCCGCTCTTCCGCGGGCTCCTCGAGGAGGCGGAGACCGAGTACGGGTACGCCGTGGAGGGCCCCCTCGAGCTCCCGTGCGACGTCGAAGCCTTCCACGCGGTGCTGTCGGAGATTGAGCAGGACGCGGGCGGTGGTGGCAGGGGGCCGTCGTCGCCGCTCTGCGGCCTCGCCAGAAGCCAGTCCAAGTATCGGCTGCTCAGCCCGGCACAGCTCGCGCTCGTCGGAAAATcatattaa